The following are encoded together in the Planctomycetaceae bacterium genome:
- a CDS encoding MATE family efflux transporter — MTEPDKPLPAASPLLRGRDLTTGSIPRHLIIFSLPMLAGNALQMGHSLINLFWVGRYLGENAVAAVTVSMPVVFVLISAGMGLTLASSILISQHYGAKDEGAIRRVVNSSTILIGACSLVLVAAGELLTPAILRAMDTQEDVLPLAEQYMRIFLLSLPMGYGLFLTRSMLQGIGDSRTPLYYQAAAVAINAALDPLLMFGWLGLPALGLNGTAWATLIAQGLALGALVVVLRRQKNLVAPAASWKAFDGHTALITTRIGFPSALQQSLVSVSMVFVTGIVNGFGGNATAAFGIAGRIDMLAFMPALALSMAVSMLAGQNIGARKHHRVRQIVLWGCVLSGGFTLAASALAVSIPETLMRVFISDSGDGALCKDHRPPAASGPSVAAMQNRAGQPGGAGKTMCPQCGKEVVELGAGYLRIVGSCYVFFAFMFVTNGVINGAGHTMVTTVFSLVSLWVVRVPMALWLADHMGITGVWYAMAASFAVSMLASFAYYLSGRWRKTVVRRPVPDLPAAAFGEESGEV, encoded by the coding sequence ATGACCGAGCCCGACAAACCTTTGCCCGCTGCCTCGCCGCTGTTGCGGGGGCGCGATCTGACTACCGGCAGCATTCCCCGGCACCTGATCATCTTCTCGCTGCCGATGCTGGCTGGCAACGCCCTGCAGATGGGCCACAGCCTCATCAACCTCTTCTGGGTGGGACGGTACCTGGGCGAGAATGCCGTGGCGGCAGTCACGGTCTCGATGCCGGTGGTCTTCGTTCTGATCTCGGCGGGGATGGGGCTGACGCTGGCGTCGAGCATCCTGATTTCTCAGCACTACGGGGCCAAAGACGAGGGGGCGATTCGCCGCGTGGTGAACAGTTCGACCATCCTCATCGGCGCGTGCAGCCTGGTGCTGGTGGCGGCAGGCGAGCTGCTCACGCCGGCGATTCTGCGGGCGATGGACACGCAGGAGGACGTGCTGCCCCTGGCGGAACAGTATATGCGGATCTTCCTGCTGTCGCTGCCGATGGGCTACGGCCTCTTCCTGACGCGCAGCATGCTCCAGGGCATCGGCGACTCCCGCACGCCGCTGTACTACCAGGCCGCTGCGGTGGCGATCAATGCGGCGCTGGACCCGCTGTTGATGTTCGGCTGGCTCGGGCTTCCCGCGCTGGGGCTTAATGGAACGGCCTGGGCAACGCTGATCGCCCAGGGCCTGGCGCTGGGGGCGCTGGTGGTGGTGCTGCGGCGGCAGAAAAACCTGGTGGCCCCGGCGGCGAGCTGGAAGGCATTCGACGGGCACACGGCGCTGATCACGACGCGCATCGGATTCCCCTCGGCACTGCAGCAGTCGCTGGTGTCGGTGAGCATGGTCTTTGTGACGGGCATCGTCAACGGCTTCGGCGGCAACGCCACGGCTGCCTTTGGGATCGCCGGTCGCATCGACATGCTGGCGTTCATGCCGGCGCTGGCGTTGAGCATGGCGGTGTCGATGCTGGCCGGGCAGAACATCGGGGCGCGCAAGCACCATCGCGTGCGCCAGATCGTACTGTGGGGCTGCGTGCTCAGCGGCGGCTTTACGCTGGCGGCCTCGGCGCTGGCGGTGAGCATTCCGGAGACGCTCATGCGAGTCTTCATCAGCGACAGCGGCGACGGCGCGCTGTGCAAGGATCACCGCCCGCCGGCGGCATCGGGGCCGTCCGTGGCGGCGATGCAGAATCGCGCGGGGCAGCCGGGCGGGGCGGGCAAAACGATGTGCCCCCAGTGCGGCAAGGAGGTGGTGGAACTGGGGGCGGGCTATCTGCGCATCGTGGGTTCGTGCTACGTGTTTTTCGCCTTCATGTTCGTCACCAACGGCGTCATCAACGGCGCGGGGCACACGATGGTGACGACGGTGTTTTCGCTGGTGAGCCTCTGGGTCGTCCGCGTGCCGATGGCGCTGTGGTTGGCGGATCACATGGGCATCACGGGCGTGTGGTATGCGATGGCCGCCAGCTTCGCCGTCTCGATGCTGGCGAGCTTCGCCTACTATCTCAGCGGGCGCTGGCGCAAGACCGTCGTGCGCCGCCCGGTGCCGGATCTACCCGCGGCGGCCTTTGGCGAAGAATCCGGGGAAGTGTAA